In the genome of Desulfovibrio desulfuricans, one region contains:
- a CDS encoding ABC transporter ATP-binding protein, with protein sequence MLELVRVAKVYGVKVVFKDVSCALAAGSVSLLVGGNGAGKSTLMRIMAGLSRPSAGAANVADQARVGYLGHATFLYPGLTAVENLAFWRDAYGLKLTRDDIMAGLARVGLEAHAHERAGVFSRGMAQRLNLARVLMQAPDVLLLDEPGTGLDVASLALLRREILAARQRGACVVLISHDLAGDAPLADRLLALEHRKLAYDGSPAGFGGFAPVETPAGAAAEASERAQGGPACCA encoded by the coding sequence TTGCTGGAACTTGTGCGCGTTGCCAAGGTCTATGGCGTCAAGGTCGTCTTTAAAGACGTAAGCTGCGCTCTTGCTGCGGGCAGTGTCTCGCTGCTCGTGGGCGGCAACGGCGCGGGCAAGAGCACCCTCATGCGCATTATGGCAGGGCTTTCCCGCCCAAGCGCTGGCGCTGCCAACGTGGCAGATCAGGCCCGCGTGGGCTATCTGGGGCACGCTACCTTTCTGTATCCCGGCCTCACGGCGGTGGAAAATCTGGCCTTCTGGCGCGATGCATACGGCCTCAAGCTGACGCGTGACGACATCATGGCAGGGCTGGCCCGCGTGGGGCTGGAAGCCCATGCCCACGAACGGGCGGGCGTGTTCTCGCGCGGCATGGCCCAGCGCCTCAATCTGGCACGGGTGCTCATGCAGGCCCCGGACGTGCTCCTGCTGGACGAACCCGGCACCGGCCTTGATGTGGCCTCGCTGGCGCTGCTGCGGCGAGAGATTCTTGCAGCGCGGCAACGCGGAGCCTGCGTGGTGCTTATCAGCCACGATCTGGCGGGCGATGCGCCTCTGGCCGACAGGCTGCTGGCGCTGGAACACCGCAAGCTGGCCTATGACGGCTCCCCCGCTGGCTTTGGCGGCTTTGCTCCGGTGGAAACACCGGCAGGCGCTGCCGCAGAGGCTTCTGAACGCGCGCAGGGAGGCCCCGCATGCTGCGCCTGA
- a CDS encoding heme exporter protein CcmB: MLRLMFAMARKDLALTLARGSGLVQALLLGLLLLFVFSLSQGIGERMAPQGAAAVFWISSAFCQVLIFNQLYALEEVNNSRLGLLLCPAPVQAVWLGKGCAGLALLVLAQVVFLPAAVVFLGQELGGPLPEALLALVLTDIGMCALGSLLGALAQGQAARESLLSIVLFPLLTPLLLAGISVGAQALGAPNPDGPGAWLGVAAAFDAVFLGAGLLLFGYIYAGDE; this comes from the coding sequence ATGCTGCGCCTGATGTTTGCCATGGCCCGCAAGGATCTGGCCCTGACGCTGGCGCGCGGCAGCGGGCTGGTGCAGGCCTTGCTGCTCGGGCTTTTGCTGCTCTTTGTATTCAGCCTGTCGCAGGGCATTGGCGAGCGCATGGCTCCTCAAGGCGCTGCGGCTGTGTTCTGGATAAGCTCCGCCTTTTGTCAGGTGCTTATTTTCAACCAGCTCTATGCGCTGGAAGAAGTTAACAATTCCCGTCTCGGGCTTTTGCTCTGCCCCGCCCCGGTGCAGGCCGTATGGCTTGGCAAGGGCTGCGCGGGGCTTGCTCTGCTGGTGCTGGCGCAGGTTGTTTTTCTGCCTGCGGCGGTGGTTTTTCTGGGGCAGGAGCTTGGCGGGCCATTGCCCGAGGCTCTGCTGGCCCTTGTGCTGACTGATATCGGCATGTGCGCTCTCGGCTCCCTGCTTGGGGCGCTGGCGCAGGGGCAGGCCGCCCGTGAGTCTTTGCTGAGTATTGTGCTGTTTCCGCTGCTGACGCCGCTTTTGCTGGCGGGAATCAGCGTGGGGGCGCAGGCGCTCGGCGCGCCCAACCCGGATGGCCCGGGGGCGTGGCTCGGCGTTGCCGCCGCCTTTGACGCCGTTTTTCTGGGTGCCGGGCTTTTGCTGTTTGGATACATCTACGCGGGGGACGAGTAA
- a CDS encoding heme lyase CcmF/NrfE family subunit — MYVFAFALQLVALLAALGGCGLALLQLWQNREDSLAVVEKAHLVISGALLLASALLLHALFWNDFSVAYVASYTDRVLPVFYRLTAFWAGQPGSMLFWALAVGLSGSAFALTRAYRNLSRPTRLWYWSFFYIIMGFFALILTSWSNPFVLQSPVPADGNGLNPLLQNPGMIFHPPLLFLGYGGFAVPACLALAQCLSGQSSSEGSWFRLSRPFIILAWLFLTAGIVLGAWWAYMELGWGGYWAWDPVENASLVPWLIATASLHTLIVEDRRGKLGRVNVAMMVLTTVSAFFATYLVRSGVIDSVHAFGDGSVGTPLTIFVLGGLVIALWIPFATPKTGKPLAGLESREGFLTLVAWVLLALAVIILVATMWPVISKLWSAAPRGLDARFYNRVCLPLGALLVVMMAACPWLGWGGGLRNKKGFFAVIGAFVASAGVIWALGYHQPTALLGASAAVAIVLGAVMLLADKANRSQPVTIGALGAHIGMALVAIGISFSGPYTTDREMILAKGESSTVGSYTATLLELGEGRRVDHEFIAARLEIFKDGKSIGIVAPERRLYDKFGTMQFSEVDVIPGLGNEIYASLLGLDESSRVVVKVSVEPLVNWLWIGGTIMCLLPLAGLRRRKNPAPESDSENSAA, encoded by the coding sequence ATGTACGTTTTTGCCTTTGCCCTTCAACTGGTGGCCCTGCTGGCCGCACTTGGCGGCTGTGGTCTGGCCCTTCTGCAATTGTGGCAAAACCGGGAAGACTCCCTCGCCGTGGTGGAAAAAGCCCACCTCGTTATCAGCGGCGCGCTCTTGCTGGCCTCGGCACTGCTGCTGCACGCCCTGTTCTGGAACGACTTCAGCGTGGCCTACGTTGCCAGCTATACTGACCGCGTACTGCCCGTATTTTACCGCCTCACGGCCTTCTGGGCCGGGCAGCCCGGCTCCATGCTCTTCTGGGCGCTGGCAGTGGGCCTGAGCGGCAGCGCCTTTGCCCTCACGCGGGCCTACAGAAACCTCAGCCGCCCTACGCGCCTGTGGTACTGGAGCTTTTTTTACATCATCATGGGCTTTTTTGCCCTCATCCTCACCAGCTGGAGCAATCCCTTTGTGCTGCAATCGCCTGTTCCGGCAGACGGCAACGGCCTGAACCCCCTGCTCCAGAATCCCGGTATGATCTTTCATCCGCCGTTGCTGTTCCTTGGTTACGGCGGCTTTGCCGTGCCTGCCTGTCTGGCGCTGGCCCAGTGTCTTTCGGGGCAGAGCAGCAGCGAAGGCTCGTGGTTCCGCCTTTCGCGGCCCTTCATCATTCTGGCGTGGCTCTTCCTTACGGCGGGCATCGTGCTTGGTGCATGGTGGGCCTACATGGAGCTTGGCTGGGGCGGCTACTGGGCATGGGATCCAGTCGAAAACGCATCTCTGGTGCCCTGGCTTATCGCCACGGCCTCGCTGCATACCCTGATTGTTGAAGACCGCCGGGGCAAGCTTGGGCGCGTCAACGTTGCCATGATGGTGCTCACCACGGTTTCGGCCTTTTTTGCCACCTACCTCGTGCGCAGCGGCGTTATTGACTCCGTGCACGCCTTTGGCGACGGCAGCGTGGGGACGCCCCTGACCATCTTTGTGCTGGGCGGCCTTGTCATTGCCCTGTGGATTCCCTTTGCCACGCCCAAAACCGGCAAACCCCTTGCCGGGCTTGAAAGCCGCGAGGGCTTTCTGACCCTTGTGGCCTGGGTGCTGCTGGCGCTTGCCGTGATTATTCTGGTTGCCACCATGTGGCCCGTCATCAGCAAGTTGTGGTCTGCCGCGCCGCGCGGCCTTGACGCCCGCTTCTACAACCGCGTGTGCCTGCCCCTCGGCGCGTTGCTGGTGGTGATGATGGCGGCCTGCCCCTGGCTTGGCTGGGGCGGGGGCCTGCGCAACAAAAAGGGCTTTTTTGCCGTGATCGGGGCCTTTGTGGCCAGCGCCGGGGTTATCTGGGCGCTGGGCTACCATCAGCCCACGGCCCTGCTGGGCGCTTCCGCCGCTGTAGCTATCGTGCTTGGGGCCGTCATGCTGCTGGCAGACAAGGCCAACCGCTCGCAGCCTGTCACCATCGGGGCGTTGGGCGCGCACATCGGCATGGCGCTGGTCGCCATCGGCATATCCTTTTCAGGCCCGTACACCACTGACCGCGAAATGATCCTCGCCAAGGGCGAAAGCAGCACCGTGGGCAGCTATACTGCTACCCTGCTCGAACTGGGCGAGGGCCGCCGCGTTGACCATGAATTTATCGCCGCGCGGCTGGAAATCTTCAAGGACGGCAAATCCATAGGCATTGTCGCGCCGGAGCGCCGCCTGTACGACAAGTTCGGCACCATGCAGTTCTCCGAAGTGGACGTGATCCCCGGCCTTGGCAACGAAATCTACGCCTCCCTGCTGGGGCTGGATGAAAGTTCCAGGGTTGTGGTCAAGGTCAGCGTGGAACCGCTGGTCAACTGGCTGTGGATCGGCGGCACCATCATGTGCCTTCTGCCCCTCGCCGGTCTGCGCCGCCGCAAGAATCCCGCGCCGGAGTCGGACAGCGAGAACAGCGCGGCCTAG
- a CDS encoding CcmD family protein, producing the protein MDTLTWVIMANAAVWIGIGSYMAFLAARQRSLAARLAQMEMLNHD; encoded by the coding sequence ATGGATACACTGACATGGGTAATCATGGCCAATGCCGCCGTGTGGATTGGCATTGGCTCGTATATGGCTTTTCTGGCGGCTCGCCAGCGTTCACTGGCCGCGCGCCTTGCCCAGATGGAGATGCTCAACCATGACTGA
- a CDS encoding cytochrome c biogenesis protein, translating to MPKCSALPQILALLGGVAFAACQWLVFAYAPEEVTLGLAQKIFYIHLPMSWWALVSFFVVFGASVAYLWRRNPAADRLAAAAAEVGVLLGGLALVTGMLWARRSWGVWWTWDPRLTTTLIMWFVYAGYLVLRGLDLPPQRRNTVCAVVGVVAFLDVPLVFMSARIWRSIHPAVFGSKGGGLEPEMRVTVMACVACFGLLWAALVWLRKRQLDLRDRLDALAQNRLNA from the coding sequence ATGCCCAAGTGTTCGGCGTTGCCGCAGATTCTGGCCCTGCTGGGGGGCGTTGCCTTTGCCGCCTGTCAGTGGCTTGTGTTTGCCTATGCCCCCGAGGAAGTGACCCTGGGGCTGGCGCAAAAGATATTTTACATCCACCTGCCCATGTCGTGGTGGGCGCTGGTGAGCTTTTTTGTGGTGTTTGGCGCATCTGTGGCCTATCTGTGGCGGCGTAATCCCGCTGCGGACAGGCTGGCTGCCGCCGCCGCAGAAGTGGGCGTGCTGCTGGGCGGCCTTGCGCTGGTCACGGGCATGCTCTGGGCGCGCCGCTCATGGGGCGTGTGGTGGACGTGGGATCCGCGCCTGACCACAACCCTGATCATGTGGTTCGTGTACGCGGGTTATCTGGTTTTGCGCGGGCTTGATCTGCCGCCGCAGCGCCGCAATACGGTGTGCGCCGTGGTGGGCGTGGTGGCCTTTCTGGATGTGCCGCTGGTCTTTATGTCGGCGCGCATCTGGCGGTCAATCCATCCGGCTGTTTTTGGCAGCAAGGGCGGCGGGCTGGAACCTGAAATGCGCGTCACCGTCATGGCCTGCGTGGCCTGTTTTGGTCTGTTGTGGGCGGCCCTTGTGTGGCTGCGCAAGCGTCAGCTTGATCTGCGCGACCGCCTTGACGCGCTGGCGCAGAATCGGCTGAACGCCTGA